The following proteins are co-located in the Nocardioides piscis genome:
- a CDS encoding response regulator transcription factor: MVLVGEAADGAAGVAAAERERPDVVLMDIRMPVMNGLDATRALVQLPDPPSVIVLTTFDADEHVVAAVAAGADGFLLKDTPPADIVGAIRRVAEGEAMLSPSATRTLLRQLRLARPGDRLDLATERLSALTAREREVAVCVARGLSNAEIAGDLHLSVPTVKAHVSRLFHKLQSTNRVQIAMVVHDAGLV; encoded by the coding sequence GTGGTCCTGGTGGGCGAGGCCGCCGACGGCGCCGCCGGCGTCGCCGCCGCCGAGCGCGAGCGCCCGGACGTGGTGCTGATGGACATCCGGATGCCCGTGATGAACGGGCTCGACGCGACCAGGGCGCTGGTCCAGCTGCCCGACCCCCCGTCGGTGATCGTGCTGACCACGTTCGACGCGGACGAGCACGTGGTGGCCGCGGTCGCCGCCGGAGCGGATGGCTTCCTGCTCAAGGACACTCCGCCGGCCGACATCGTCGGCGCCATCCGCCGCGTCGCGGAGGGCGAGGCGATGCTCTCACCGTCGGCGACCCGTACCCTGCTGCGGCAGCTTCGTCTCGCCCGCCCGGGCGACAGGCTCGACCTGGCGACCGAGCGGCTGTCGGCGCTGACCGCGCGCGAGCGCGAGGTGGCTGTGTGCGTCGCTCGTGGCCTGAGCAACGCCGAGATCGCGGGCGACCTCCACCTCTCGGTCCCGACCGTGAAGGCACACGTGTCCAGGCTCTTCCACAAGCTGCAGTCGACCAACCGCGTGCAGATCGCGATGGTCGTCCACGACGCCGGCCTGGTCTGA
- a CDS encoding MBL fold metallo-hydrolase, whose translation MTARLTVVGCSGSYPGPDSPASCYLLEAEHAGRTTRILLDLGNGALGQLHHYVDPLTIDAVFLSHLHADHCLDLCGYYVMRKYHPTGAQPRIPVWGPSDTAGRMARAYDLPVDPGMSEEFDFRTHGEPVEVGPFLVETVPVAHPVEAYALKVTVGGRTLVYSGDTAACPALTELATGADVLLCEASFRDADDNPPDLHLTGSECGSTATTAGVGRLVLTHVPPWHDAQVALAEARTTWQGPLDLATAGMVIDL comes from the coding sequence ATGACCGCGCGCCTGACGGTGGTCGGCTGCTCGGGCTCCTATCCCGGACCCGACTCACCCGCGAGCTGCTATCTCCTCGAGGCCGAGCACGCGGGCCGCACGACCCGCATCCTCCTCGACCTCGGCAACGGGGCCCTGGGCCAGCTCCATCATTACGTCGATCCGCTGACGATCGACGCTGTCTTCCTCAGCCACCTGCACGCCGATCACTGCCTCGACCTTTGCGGCTACTACGTGATGCGGAAGTATCACCCGACCGGGGCCCAGCCCCGGATCCCGGTGTGGGGGCCAAGTGACACCGCCGGTCGGATGGCGCGTGCCTATGACCTGCCGGTGGACCCGGGGATGAGCGAGGAGTTCGACTTCCGCACCCATGGCGAGCCGGTCGAGGTCGGGCCGTTCCTGGTCGAGACGGTGCCGGTCGCCCACCCGGTGGAGGCCTACGCGCTCAAGGTGACCGTGGGTGGTCGCACGCTGGTCTACAGCGGCGACACGGCCGCGTGCCCGGCGCTCACCGAGCTCGCCACCGGCGCCGACGTGCTGCTCTGCGAGGCATCCTTCCGCGATGCCGACGACAACCCGCCCGACCTGCACCTCACGGGCTCCGAGTGCGGGAGCACCGCCACCACTGCGGGGGTCGGACGGCTCGTCCTGACCCATGTCCCGCCCTGGCACGACGCGCAGGTCGCGCTCGCGGAGGCGCGGACGACGTGGCAGGGCCCCCTGGACCTCGCGACCGCGGGGATGGTCATCGACCTCTGA
- the murI gene encoding glutamate racemase: MPTSSREAPIGIFDSGFGGLTVARSVIDQLPHESIRYVGDTARAPYGAKPISEVREYALECLDHLYAEGVKALVIACNSASAAMLRDARERYDVPVIEVILPATRRAVAASRNDRIGVICTRATAESMAYDDAFAAAPQVELLTRACPRFVDFVEQGVTGGSELIGVAHEYLQPLVDAGVDTLVLGCTHYPLLTGVISLVMGDGVTLVSSAEECAKDVYKMLVRTDLMRESGTPDYSFATTGSPDEFATIGRRFLGSELLGASQFAGGLS, translated from the coding sequence GTGCCCACCTCGTCCCGCGAAGCGCCGATCGGCATCTTCGACTCCGGCTTCGGCGGACTGACGGTCGCACGGTCGGTCATCGACCAGCTGCCCCACGAGTCGATCCGCTATGTCGGCGACACCGCGCGCGCGCCGTACGGCGCCAAGCCGATCAGCGAGGTCCGCGAGTATGCGCTGGAGTGCCTCGACCACCTCTATGCCGAAGGCGTCAAGGCCCTCGTCATCGCGTGCAACTCGGCGAGTGCGGCCATGCTCCGCGACGCCCGCGAGCGCTATGACGTCCCGGTCATCGAGGTGATCCTGCCCGCCACCCGCCGCGCGGTCGCCGCCTCGCGCAACGACCGGATCGGGGTGATCTGCACGCGCGCCACCGCCGAGTCGATGGCCTATGACGACGCCTTCGCGGCCGCCCCCCAGGTCGAGCTGCTGACGCGGGCGTGCCCCCGCTTCGTCGACTTCGTCGAGCAGGGCGTCACCGGTGGCAGCGAGCTCATCGGCGTCGCCCACGAATACCTCCAGCCCCTGGTCGACGCGGGCGTCGACACCCTTGTCCTGGGCTGCACCCACTACCCCCTCCTCACGGGCGTGATCTCACTGGTGATGGGAGACGGGGTCACCCTGGTCAGCTCGGCCGAGGAGTGCGCCAAGGACGTCTACAAGATGCTGGTCCGCACCGACCTGATGCGCGAGAGCGGCACCCCTGACTACTCCTTCGCCACGACGGGCAGCCCGGACGAGTTCGCGACCATCGGCCGTCGTTTCCTCGGCTCCGAGCTCCTCGGCGCCTCCCAGTTCGCCGGGGGCCTCTCGTGA
- a CDS encoding alkaline phosphatase family protein: protein MSRRLPVLLVAAALLVPAGAAAGPATPDNGAAGRVLYTQGPVDTVVAISIDGLNPRAITKLGKRGAPALHKLIRTGATTLNARTALELTDTLPNHTGMVTGRRIEAAASGHGVTWNDDRRRPRRSSRRPGTTSRRCSTSSMTPAAAPPSSPARRSSRCGTGPGRRRSTPT, encoded by the coding sequence ATGTCTCGCCGCCTGCCCGTCCTGCTCGTCGCCGCCGCGCTCCTCGTCCCCGCGGGGGCTGCTGCCGGCCCCGCGACCCCGGACAACGGCGCGGCCGGTCGGGTGCTCTACACGCAGGGGCCGGTGGACACGGTCGTGGCCATCTCGATCGACGGGCTGAACCCGAGGGCGATCACCAAGCTCGGCAAGCGGGGCGCCCCCGCGCTGCACAAGCTGATCCGCACCGGCGCGACGACCCTCAACGCGCGGACCGCGCTCGAGCTGACCGACACCCTGCCCAACCACACCGGGATGGTCACCGGCCGTCGGATCGAAGCGGCGGCCAGCGGCCACGGGGTGACCTGGAACGACGACCGCCGCAGGCCCCGACGGTCCAGTCGGCGGCCGGGCACGACGTCGCGTCGGTGTTCAACGTCGTCCATGACGCCGGCGGCAGCACCGCCGTCTTCGCCAGCAAGACGAAGTTCTCGCTGTGGGACCGGTCCTGGCCGGAGGCGATCGACACCGACGTGA
- a CDS encoding alkaline phosphatase family protein produces the protein MFNVVHDAGGSTAVFASKTKFSLWDRSWPEAIDTDVIVEDNRALVGRFVSDLGQTRSFRMLHLSAPDRAGHDHGFMGRAYLRTVRSTDRLLARVMRAISASPTMAGHTAVVLTSDHGGRGANHRAPNRPANYTVPFMVWGPGVERGADLYSINPTYANPRRTQTTYADAPIRNAAVANLALDLLELPAVPGSEHNTEQDLEVSAPPVSARG, from the coding sequence GTGTTCAACGTCGTCCATGACGCCGGCGGCAGCACCGCCGTCTTCGCCAGCAAGACGAAGTTCTCGCTGTGGGACCGGTCCTGGCCGGAGGCGATCGACACCGACGTGATCGTGGAGGACAACCGCGCCCTGGTCGGCAGGTTCGTGAGCGACCTGGGACAGACCCGCAGCTTCCGGATGCTGCACCTCTCCGCACCGGACCGCGCCGGACACGACCACGGCTTCATGGGCCGGGCCTATCTGCGCACGGTCAGGTCGACGGATCGCCTCCTCGCACGGGTGATGCGCGCGATCTCGGCGTCGCCGACCATGGCGGGGCACACGGCCGTCGTCCTCACCTCCGACCACGGCGGCCGCGGCGCCAACCACCGCGCACCCAACCGCCCGGCCAACTACACGGTCCCCTTCATGGTCTGGGGTCCGGGCGTCGAGCGCGGCGCCGACCTCTACTCGATCAACCCGACCTACGCCAACCCCCGACGCACGCAGACGACGTATGCCGACGCGCCGATCCGCAACGCGGCCGTCGCCAACCTCGCGCTCGACCTGCTCGAGCTGCCCGCTGTGCCCGGCAGCGAGCACAACACCGAACAGGACCTCGAGGTCAGCGCTCCGCCGGTGTCGGCCAGGGGTTGA
- a CDS encoding DUF3152 domain-containing protein has translation MPRALLLALLLVLVPAPARASSDLPPLTNTVAPAVDGTPREGRFLRAHPGRWTPQRTETRYRWLRDGEPIPHAADRRHRLTALDVGARITVEVRARSAGHRWTSAVSRPTSRIAHGTPVRRRVTYSIATRGRITTSVATFRRQAQETYADARGWRAGGIAFRRVARGGDFTLVLAEASSLPSFGAECSTFWSCRVGRFVVINQDRWKFASPAWNQARAGLRDYRHLVVNHETGHWLGHGHRGCTGPGQPAPVMMQQSKGLDGCRFNPWPTPAER, from the coding sequence GTGCCTCGCGCCCTCCTGCTTGCCCTCCTGCTCGTCCTGGTTCCCGCACCCGCCCGTGCGAGCTCCGACCTGCCGCCGCTGACCAACACGGTCGCGCCGGCGGTCGACGGCACGCCCAGGGAGGGTCGGTTCCTGCGCGCCCACCCCGGCCGCTGGACCCCGCAGCGCACCGAGACCCGCTATCGCTGGCTGCGTGACGGTGAGCCGATCCCACACGCCGCGGACCGCCGGCACCGCCTGACCGCCCTCGACGTCGGCGCCAGGATCACCGTCGAGGTCCGCGCCCGCTCCGCCGGGCACCGCTGGACGAGCGCCGTGTCCCGGCCGACGTCCCGGATCGCCCACGGCACGCCGGTGCGACGCCGTGTCACCTACTCGATCGCCACCCGTGGCCGGATCACCACCAGCGTGGCGACGTTCAGGCGCCAGGCGCAGGAGACGTATGCCGATGCGCGCGGCTGGCGGGCAGGCGGGATCGCGTTCCGACGAGTCGCGCGTGGCGGCGACTTCACCCTGGTGCTGGCCGAGGCCTCGAGCCTGCCGAGCTTCGGGGCCGAGTGCTCGACCTTCTGGTCCTGCCGGGTCGGCCGCTTCGTCGTCATCAACCAGGACCGGTGGAAGTTCGCGTCACCGGCGTGGAACCAGGCCCGCGCAGGGCTGCGTGACTATCGCCACCTCGTGGTCAACCACGAGACCGGACACTGGCTCGGCCACGGCCACCGCGGGTGCACGGGTCCCGGTCAGCCGGCGCCGGTGATGATGCAGCAGTCCAAAGGACTCGACGGCTGCCGGTTCAACCCCTGGCCGACACCGGCGGAGCGCTGA
- a CDS encoding PLP-dependent cysteine synthase family protein, which translates to MTRYDSLLDSVGGTPLVGLPRLSQMVGGGDEVRIWAKLEDRNPTGSIKDRPALMMIERAEKDGTLRPGATILEPTSGNTGISLAMAAKLKGYRIVCVMPENTSEERRQLLRMWGAEIVSSPAAGGSNEAVRVAKTIAAEHPDWVMLYQYGNEGNALAHEEGTGPELLADLPEITHFVAGLGTTGTLMGVSRFFRRAKPEVRIVAAEPRYGELVYGLRNLDEGFVPELYDETLIDSRFSVGPRDAVRRVRELLELEGIFAGISTGAILHAALGQAAKAVKAGERADIAFVVCDGGWKYLSTGAYEGTVDEAEDRLDGQLWA; encoded by the coding sequence ATGACGCGCTACGACAGCCTGCTCGACTCCGTCGGCGGCACCCCGCTCGTCGGCCTGCCGCGGCTGTCACAGATGGTCGGCGGGGGTGACGAGGTCCGCATCTGGGCCAAGCTGGAGGACCGCAACCCCACCGGCTCGATCAAGGACCGACCGGCCCTGATGATGATCGAGCGGGCCGAGAAGGACGGAACCCTGCGGCCGGGCGCCACGATCCTCGAGCCGACCAGCGGAAACACCGGCATCTCCTTGGCGATGGCCGCCAAGCTCAAGGGCTATCGCATCGTCTGCGTGATGCCCGAGAACACCTCCGAGGAACGGCGCCAGCTGCTGCGGATGTGGGGCGCCGAGATCGTCTCCTCGCCCGCCGCCGGCGGCTCCAACGAGGCCGTCCGGGTGGCCAAGACCATCGCTGCCGAGCACCCCGACTGGGTGATGCTCTATCAATACGGCAACGAGGGCAACGCCCTCGCCCACGAGGAGGGCACCGGGCCGGAGCTGCTGGCCGACCTGCCCGAGATCACCCACTTCGTCGCCGGTCTCGGGACGACGGGGACCCTGATGGGTGTCTCCCGCTTCTTCCGCCGCGCCAAGCCCGAGGTGCGGATCGTGGCCGCCGAGCCCCGCTACGGCGAGCTCGTCTATGGCCTGCGCAACCTCGACGAGGGCTTCGTGCCCGAGCTCTATGACGAGACGCTGATCGACTCCCGGTTCTCGGTCGGGCCGCGCGACGCCGTCCGCCGCGTCCGCGAGCTGCTCGAGCTCGAGGGCATCTTCGCCGGCATCTCCACCGGGGCGATCCTGCACGCCGCGCTCGGCCAGGCCGCCAAGGCGGTCAAGGCGGGGGAGCGGGCCGACATCGCCTTCGTCGTCTGCGACGGTGGCTGGAAGTATCTCTCGACCGGCGCCTACGAAGGCACCGTCGACGAGGCCGAGGACCGCCTCGACGGCCAGCTCTGGGCCTAG
- a CDS encoding MoaD/ThiS family protein, producing the protein MAIEVRIPTILRTYTDGAKAVEADGGTLAALIDDLEGNHPGIKERLIDSGDLRRFVNVYINDEDVRFIGGLEAELADGDQVVVLPAVAGG; encoded by the coding sequence ATGGCCATCGAGGTCCGCATCCCCACCATCCTTCGCACCTACACCGACGGCGCCAAGGCGGTCGAGGCCGACGGCGGCACGCTGGCTGCGCTGATCGATGACCTGGAGGGCAACCACCCCGGCATCAAGGAGCGGCTGATCGACAGCGGCGACCTGCGCCGCTTCGTCAACGTCTACATCAACGACGAGGACGTGCGCTTCATCGGCGGCCTCGAGGCCGAGCTCGCCGACGGCGACCAGGTCGTCGTGCTCCCCGCCGTCGCCGGCGGATGA
- a CDS encoding Mov34/MPN/PAD-1 family protein, producing the protein MLTIDQSTYDAIVAHAKRDHPDEACGIVAGPEGSDRPERFVEMVNAAGSPTFYEFDSTDLFQLYKEMDERDEEPVVIYHSHTATEAYPSRTDIGLASEPGAHYVLVSTREHGNNEGPVEFRSYRIIDGEVTEEDVTITP; encoded by the coding sequence GTGCTGACCATCGACCAATCGACCTACGACGCGATCGTCGCCCACGCCAAGCGCGACCATCCCGACGAGGCGTGCGGGATCGTGGCCGGGCCCGAGGGCAGCGACCGCCCCGAGCGGTTCGTCGAGATGGTCAACGCCGCCGGGTCGCCGACGTTCTACGAGTTCGACTCCACCGACCTGTTCCAGCTCTACAAGGAGATGGACGAGCGCGACGAGGAACCGGTGGTGATCTATCACTCACACACCGCGACCGAGGCCTATCCCAGCCGCACCGACATCGGGCTGGCGAGCGAGCCTGGAGCGCACTACGTGCTGGTCAGCACGCGCGAGCACGGGAATAACGAGGGCCCGGTGGAGTTCAGGTCCTACAGAATCATCGACGGAGAAGTGACCGAGGAAGACGTCACGATCACCCCATGA
- a CDS encoding DUF429 domain-containing protein: MTADDWRRELTSLVGRGREAYGDDATREALASALAGLTAPPPGPEPLRPDRPVLGVDACALGWVGLLLGPDGRPTVHVAPTIFGLLQLVRENAEPAVVAIDIPIGLPDRGTRRADVEARRQLRGKASSVFSTPTRSALEAATYEEARAANLAATGGASSVSAQAYALAAKILDVDTWIRGGPGADVIEVHPELSFARMAGAPLLAPKRTEEGARARREVLLAHGLAVPGWFTGGGFAEDDLLDAAAAAWTAARHDMGVSESYPSDPEVFSDQVPAAIRV; this comes from the coding sequence ATGACGGCCGACGACTGGCGCCGTGAGCTCACCAGCCTGGTCGGCCGAGGCCGTGAGGCGTATGGCGACGACGCCACCCGCGAGGCGCTCGCGTCGGCCCTGGCCGGGCTGACTGCGCCGCCGCCGGGACCAGAACCGCTGCGCCCGGACCGCCCGGTGCTCGGCGTGGATGCGTGTGCGCTGGGCTGGGTCGGCCTGCTCCTCGGCCCCGACGGGCGCCCCACGGTCCACGTCGCTCCCACGATCTTTGGGCTGCTCCAGCTGGTCCGCGAGAACGCCGAGCCGGCCGTGGTGGCCATCGACATCCCGATCGGGCTGCCTGACCGCGGCACCCGGCGCGCCGACGTCGAGGCGCGACGACAGCTTCGCGGCAAGGCGTCCTCCGTCTTCTCGACGCCGACCCGCTCGGCGTTGGAGGCGGCGACCTACGAAGAAGCCAGGGCGGCCAACCTGGCAGCCACCGGCGGCGCCTCGAGCGTGAGCGCCCAGGCCTATGCCCTGGCGGCCAAGATCCTCGACGTCGACACGTGGATCCGCGGCGGCCCCGGCGCCGACGTGATCGAGGTGCACCCGGAGCTCAGCTTCGCGCGGATGGCCGGAGCGCCGCTGCTGGCGCCCAAGCGGACCGAGGAGGGGGCGCGCGCCCGCCGGGAGGTGCTGCTCGCCCACGGGCTCGCCGTCCCGGGCTGGTTCACCGGGGGAGGCTTCGCCGAGGACGACCTGCTCGACGCCGCCGCAGCCGCCTGGACCGCTGCGAGGCACGACATGGGTGTCTCGGAGTCATACCCCTCGGACCCGGAGGTCTTCAGCGACCAGGTCCCCGCCGCCATCCGCGTGTGA
- a CDS encoding NUDIX hydrolase, which produces MSPIPDFIVEIRELIGHHPLWLPGITAVITRADGRVLLVKRSDNGAWTPVTGIVDPGEEPAVAAAREAMEEAGVEISVDRLASTEVLPELVYDNGDRAAYLDLTFACTWLSGEAHVADDESTDVRWWPVDSLPPMTPHMLRRMDAALSGEREARFVSR; this is translated from the coding sequence ATGAGCCCCATCCCTGACTTCATCGTCGAGATCCGTGAGCTGATCGGTCACCACCCGTTGTGGCTGCCGGGCATCACGGCCGTCATCACCCGCGCCGACGGCCGGGTGCTCCTCGTCAAGCGCAGCGACAACGGTGCCTGGACGCCCGTCACCGGGATCGTCGACCCCGGTGAGGAGCCGGCCGTCGCGGCGGCCCGCGAGGCGATGGAGGAGGCGGGCGTCGAGATCAGCGTCGACCGTCTCGCCTCGACCGAGGTCTTGCCCGAGCTGGTCTATGACAACGGTGACCGCGCTGCCTATCTCGACCTGACCTTCGCCTGCACCTGGCTCAGCGGCGAGGCCCACGTCGCCGACGACGAGTCGACCGACGTGCGCTGGTGGCCGGTCGACTCCCTGCCGCCGATGACCCCGCACATGCTCCGCCGGATGGATGCGGCGCTGTCTGGTGAGCGGGAAGCCCGCTTCGTCAGCCGATGA
- a CDS encoding DUF2017 domain-containing protein, which yields MIIANFTGFEAELLRSLASQVVELLRNEAAVPDDARDPFEALMDFSGPTTEPEDPVLQRLFPTAYPEDPEAASEFRRFTEGRLRDGKAAAACAIIDGLEDAGLPPELTEDGLMIDVELDEATAETWMRSFTDIRLALATRLGVEEGDELTWHALPDDDPRAQAHDIYEWVGFLQETLVEALTS from the coding sequence CTGATCATCGCCAACTTCACCGGGTTCGAGGCCGAGCTGCTCCGCTCGCTCGCCTCCCAGGTGGTGGAGCTGCTGCGCAACGAGGCGGCAGTGCCCGACGATGCGCGCGACCCGTTCGAGGCCCTGATGGACTTCTCCGGGCCGACGACCGAGCCCGAGGACCCGGTGCTGCAGCGGCTGTTCCCGACGGCCTATCCCGAGGACCCAGAGGCTGCGTCGGAGTTCCGGCGCTTCACCGAGGGCCGGCTGCGCGACGGCAAGGCCGCTGCGGCCTGCGCGATCATCGACGGGCTCGAGGACGCCGGCCTGCCTCCTGAGCTGACCGAGGACGGCCTGATGATCGACGTCGAGCTCGACGAGGCCACGGCCGAGACCTGGATGAGGTCCTTCACCGACATCCGACTCGCGCTCGCGACCCGTCTCGGCGTGGAGGAGGGCGACGAGCTGACCTGGCACGCCCTGCCCGACGACGACCCACGCGCCCAGGCCCACGACATCTATGAGTGGGTCGGCTTCCTGCAGGAGACCCTCGTGGAGGCGCTGACCTCATGA
- the clpS gene encoding ATP-dependent Clp protease adapter ClpS, translated as MSAASPVEADPTLAPDEITFLAKPWVTIVWNDPVNLMSYVSYVFQKYFGYDEAKANKLMLEVHNDGRSAVSTGSREEMERDVQAMHEYGLWATMDKAT; from the coding sequence GTGTCCGCTGCAAGCCCCGTCGAGGCCGATCCGACGCTCGCTCCCGACGAGATCACCTTCCTTGCCAAGCCCTGGGTGACGATCGTGTGGAACGACCCGGTCAACCTGATGTCCTACGTCTCCTACGTCTTCCAGAAATACTTCGGCTACGACGAGGCGAAGGCCAACAAGCTCATGCTCGAGGTTCACAACGACGGTCGGTCTGCTGTCTCCACGGGCAGCCGCGAGGAGATGGAGCGCGACGTGCAGGCGATGCACGAATACGGCCTGTGGGCCACGATGGACAAGGCGACCTGA
- a CDS encoding DUF1697 domain-containing protein: MGWGLLIEKHASSDLERGRLVELAPGRHVDVPLFWQHWRLESPLMSDLTRAVVHAARSWLERGAATKGRSGEPRPRGRSGHDVPMTTHVAFLRAINLGAKRKFPKDAIKAACEAAGFSDVETYINTGNVRVTSTLRSRAKVETRLEEAFSQAAGFEVPTIAFSQSELAAVGDDAEELHAERELARHYVLLLKEDPRDAAAIEALSTDEHRAVVRNRACHLLLGPSYEQGGVDPLRVEKLLGVATNRNYTVISTLVKKWC; the protein is encoded by the coding sequence ATGGGGTGGGGACTGCTGATCGAGAAGCATGCGTCGTCGGACCTCGAGCGGGGCCGGCTCGTGGAGCTGGCGCCGGGGCGGCACGTGGACGTGCCGCTCTTCTGGCAGCACTGGCGGCTGGAGTCGCCGCTGATGTCCGACCTGACTCGTGCGGTCGTCCACGCTGCCCGCAGCTGGCTGGAGCGGGGAGCCGCGACCAAGGGCCGGAGCGGGGAGCCGCGACCAAGGGGCCGGAGCGGTCATGATGTGCCCATGACCACCCACGTGGCGTTCCTCCGGGCGATCAACCTCGGGGCGAAGCGCAAGTTTCCCAAGGACGCGATCAAGGCGGCGTGCGAGGCCGCTGGCTTCAGCGACGTGGAGACCTACATCAACACCGGGAACGTCAGGGTGACCTCGACGCTGCGGTCGAGGGCCAAGGTCGAGACGCGGTTGGAGGAGGCGTTCTCGCAGGCGGCCGGGTTCGAGGTGCCCACCATCGCCTTCAGCCAGAGCGAGCTGGCCGCGGTCGGGGATGACGCCGAGGAGCTGCACGCCGAGCGTGAGCTCGCCCGTCACTACGTCCTGCTGCTGAAGGAAGATCCGCGTGACGCGGCCGCGATCGAGGCCCTCTCCACCGACGAGCATCGCGCGGTCGTGCGCAACCGTGCCTGCCACCTGCTGCTCGGACCGAGCTATGAGCAGGGCGGCGTCGACCCGCTGCGCGTCGAGAAGCTGCTCGGCGTGGCCACCAACCGCAACTACACCGTGATCTCGACGCTGGTGAAGAAGTGGTGCTGA
- a CDS encoding ArgP/LysG family DNA-binding transcriptional regulator: MTSVTQIDPVALRTLATAVRLGTFEAAARELHVTPSAISQRIKALETRVGRVLVHRVKPLEATEAGHVLVRLAAQTELLEREAVAELVDEPEPGGDDAPYAAVPLAVNSDALYTWLIDALVAVQHNHRVTFELIREDQTRTAERLRRGDVMAAVTSDPRPVTGCRVVRLGTMRYVAVATPTYAAAHLPDGPTASALERAPMISFDRNDPLQSDFLRKVTRRHLAPPTTLIPSVGSSTPLSVEEWGGDC, encoded by the coding sequence ATGACCTCTGTCACCCAGATCGACCCCGTCGCCCTCCGCACCCTGGCCACCGCGGTGCGGCTCGGCACCTTCGAGGCAGCAGCCCGGGAGCTCCACGTCACGCCGTCCGCGATCAGCCAGCGGATCAAGGCGCTCGAGACCCGGGTGGGCCGCGTGCTGGTGCACCGGGTCAAGCCGCTGGAGGCGACCGAGGCAGGCCACGTGCTCGTCCGGCTGGCCGCCCAGACCGAGCTGTTGGAACGCGAGGCGGTCGCCGAGCTGGTGGACGAGCCGGAGCCGGGAGGCGATGACGCGCCATACGCCGCGGTCCCGCTCGCAGTGAACTCGGACGCGCTCTACACCTGGCTGATCGACGCGCTCGTCGCCGTGCAACACAACCACCGGGTGACGTTCGAGCTGATCCGCGAGGACCAGACCCGGACCGCCGAGCGGCTCCGGCGGGGCGACGTGATGGCGGCGGTCACCTCGGACCCCCGGCCGGTGACGGGTTGTCGCGTGGTCCGGCTCGGCACGATGCGGTATGTCGCCGTCGCCACCCCGACGTATGCCGCAGCCCACCTCCCCGACGGTCCGACGGCGTCCGCGCTCGAGCGGGCACCGATGATCTCCTTCGACCGCAACGACCCGCTCCAGTCCGACTTCCTGCGGAAGGTCACCCGCCGTCACCTGGCGCCACCGACCACCCTGATCCCGTCGGTGGGGAGTTCGACACCGCTGTCCGTCGAGGAATGGGGTGGGGACTGCTGA
- a CDS encoding LysE/ArgO family amino acid transporter produces the protein MNIVLAGMLTGLALIVAVGAQNAFLLRQGIRGEHVLPLVALCMVSDVVGIALGVAGLGAVLDRWPAVLPVAQVGGAAYLLAFGAQSALRAWRPKALETDSGPTMPLGRAVLLMLALTWLNPHFYLDSMLMLGTVANSFGDQRWLFFAGALVASALWFPALGFGARLLRGLFARPSAWRVLDSAIAVLMGALGVGLLVH, from the coding sequence GTGAACATCGTCCTTGCCGGCATGCTGACCGGCCTCGCCCTCATCGTCGCCGTCGGCGCCCAGAACGCCTTCCTCCTGCGACAGGGCATCCGGGGCGAGCACGTCCTGCCCCTGGTCGCCCTGTGCATGGTCTCCGACGTGGTCGGGATCGCGCTCGGCGTCGCCGGCCTGGGTGCCGTGCTCGACCGCTGGCCGGCCGTGCTCCCGGTGGCCCAGGTCGGCGGTGCGGCCTACCTGCTCGCCTTCGGCGCGCAGTCGGCACTGCGCGCCTGGCGGCCGAAGGCGCTCGAGACCGACTCGGGACCGACCATGCCGCTGGGCCGGGCCGTGCTGCTGATGCTGGCGCTGACCTGGCTCAACCCTCACTTCTACCTCGACTCGATGCTGATGCTCGGCACCGTCGCCAACAGCTTCGGCGACCAGCGCTGGCTCTTCTTCGCCGGCGCCCTGGTGGCCAGCGCGCTGTGGTTCCCCGCCCTGGGGTTCGGAGCCAGGCTGCTGCGTGGCCTGTTCGCCCGGCCGTCCGCCTGGCGGGTGCTCGACTCTGCGATCGCGGTCCTGATGGGAGCCCTCGGCGTCGGCCTCCTCGTCCACTGA